From Falco naumanni isolate bFalNau1 chromosome 4, bFalNau1.pat, whole genome shotgun sequence:
ACACTGGAACTTTGCTCTCCATGCCACACAATGGCTATCTGATGGGGTCTCAGAAGCCTTTACCCAAGCCTGTTACTGGTGGTGTAGAAGCGCAACTGATTAGAACAGCAAATGACTGTTCCAGTAGCTGTTGGAAGAAGCAGTTAGCACACAAAGAGTAATTTACAGACTTCGGTGCACCTTCAGACTTGTACCtcccacagctttttttttttaagaggccGTCTGACATGCTCATCTCTATAGCAATACGCAGGGCGGTGACGACACCAGTCCCCTTAGCCCGAGGTGAGGACAGCACTTGTATGGGAAAATACGGAAGCTTAGATTTTTCCCTGATACAGTCTCTAGTACAGACTCCTCCCTGAGGAGCCATGAATTCAAGAGACAAGCCAGCATAAATCAAACACCCTAGTACTGAAAAGGACAGGGATTGTATGAGaactgggagggagggaagtcAAAATCGTTACACCTCTCTTGCCACCAcacatctttgcttttattcaaaCACTGGCAACTGAAAGCCCACAGCCTGGTCAATGGTCAAAGCCCTGGTTTCTCGGGGCATCCTGCTCCTCTGAAAGAGGCAGTGTCCTACACACCGAGAAGGAGGTttgagcagctgcctgcctccgCTGCAGAGGCTGGAATGTCATTTCAGTTGCTACGAGGAGCTCTGCTCATCACAAGCCCGGCTGATGTTCAGCATAAACACATACCTTCCCAGTGACCTGacagcagcctgcctgggagAAAGCCAACAGTGACAAGTGTCAGGATTGCAGGGTTGGAGAGAATGTTTGGTACAGAACATCTCAGCACTCCCCATGTTTCTCACCCATGGGTGCTCAAACCCTCAGAGAAAACACCCCCATTTCATCTACCCAGCAATTAGTTTGCCCCTACACCCATTTCCACAGCAAGCTTCACACTCAAGATGCACAACCATTCCTCCTGGGGTGGCAAGACAATTCCAATAATCCTATGCCTCCTGAAGGAAGTagacagtgctgctgctgcagggatgcaggacTGGAAATCCTGGCTCTGCTTGGGCACCCTCAGGAGAGGTTCAATAATTCACAACACCCAGGCAGTACAGAGTCCATGTTTGCTGTTCACCTAGCATGCAACTTCAAGGTATCTGCCCACATGCTGGCTTTAACAAGAAGCAGAGTGTGGCTGCAGCTACCTGAGcattgctgcagcagaggcaaacCCCAGAAGCCCAGGTACAGCAGTGCAAGGAATCATGACAGGGGTAACCTGGCAATCACATCAGGAGAGCTTCACGTCTGCTCCTCCGCCAGGGAAGGCATTTggcactggctgctgctggaaagggaGCCTCACAGAATAAATCACTATATTACCTGTTCCCACCCAGTACGTTTAAGGCTTCACCTGGACACAGCCTAAATTTAGGCAGTAATTCAAGTCCAAGACACTTCTAGCAGTGCCCATGCAAACACTACTTCTGTCCCCCCCGAGCCACAGTCCAGTACCTCAACAAACTGACAGAGGAGGGAAACTCCCGGTGCGCTCACAGATCTTGTCCGGTTCCGCACCATGGCAAGGGGCCCTTGTGCCAGGCAGCACACCAGGAATGGATTTGCCTCGCATGGGCTAGGAGAACAGCGCAAGGGGCAAGTCAGTCAGTCGTGGTAGATTTGGGGGGAAAGAAGAGGGCAGTGGACAGACACACGTGAACCTATCGAACAGCCTTTGCTGCGGGGAGAGGcagtgcctgccctgcctgcccagccgTGCCTGGGGCGCCCCGAGCAGCGCCAGGGACAGGCACTGCCAGCCGCCGCCGGCAAGTGCCAGGCTTGAATCAGCCACTTGTTTCCCTCAACAACAGTAACGTAGGGACAGCAAGAGGCCTTCGCCCTCCAAGCTCTTCCCTGAGCTCAGCTGGGGCAAGGAGAGCCAAGCGCCCCCCAGGCCACCGGGAGAAGCCAGCGCAGGGCTCCTGTCGCGACAGGCTCGGCCACGGCTCCCAGGGATGGGTGCGGAGCCCCTGCAGCGTTAGGCTGCCGCCCCGGCGCATCTCCTCAGCTGCTCGGCGGGGCTCGCCCGGGAGCGGGGGGCTCGGGGGCCCCACAGCCTCCGGAGCTCGGCTGGCcaggggcgggcggcgggcacTGCGGCCCCGGGCAGCACCGGCGGCGCCCAGCACCGACCGGCCGCGGCCTGTGGTCACCGCGCCTGCGCCCGCCGGCGGCCCGGGGCAAGGGTAAGGCGGTCCAGCCGGTCGCGACAGCCCCCGCCGCGGCTGCGGGACAGAGCCGGGCCCGGGCCCTCCCGCACCGGCGGGGCTGAGGCGCACGGGCACGGCcgggccagctgtcccggcccAGCGCCTCCCCGACGGACGGCACCGGGCCCATCCCGCTGCCTCCCGCGGCAGCCGGGCCTCCGGGAAGCGGCGGGGCAGAGCCCCGcaggccccggcccggcccctcaccgccaccgccgcccccagcccggccgcgTTACCATGGAGACGCGCCGCGCACACTcacccgccgccgcctcgcGCCCTCTGCCCCGCCGCGCGAGACAAAGGCCCGGCGCGGCCGTCCTGCCTTATTCACGGGACGGGGAGCGGTGACGTCGCGGCCAATCAGGAGCCACCGACGGCACGCGCCGGCGCCACCGATTGGTGAAAGCCGTAGGGTCgtcccctccccacctctctTCCCCGTCAGCCAATCGCGACCTCCAGCGCAGCGGCAGGTCCCGCCCCCGGTGGGCGGGCAGCGTGTGGGACCCCGCAGGCGCCAGCGGCGAGGGGAAAATGGCGGCGAGGCGGGCGGTTAAGGGTGGTTTTTATTTGGCGGTTTTAGACATAATTGAGCATCATTAACAGGCAGCGCGGGGGCGCGGGCCCTCGCCTGGGTGGACGCCAAGTGCCACAGGCTCAGACACGGCCGGGGCGGACACCCCCCGTGGGGCCGGCGGCCTGCGGAGGGGCAGGCCCGGGGCACAGCACGGACAGGTGAAGCACACCCGGCTGTTGGCTCCCCTGTGCTACAGgcccagcccaggggctgcagaAGGTAACTGTGAAACTCCAAACCAAGCAGTGGCACAGAGGGAACACACAAGCTTTTCTTCATCGAGGCAGAGCGCTGCAGGCTTCAGAATGGTCCGTTTGGGTCACTGTATGAGTTGTCCAAAACGTGtgtgcacagaaaaaaaaagcaaggtatTTACCTTCCTCTAAAATGCACTACCAAGTACATGCCAGCCTCCTCACACTACTTGCTTTCTGTCCCTCTCCCAAGAACTATGGAACACCACCTCCTTCCCCGGCTGTGTCACACGCTCTTCCCCAAACCTCCAACTCAGCTCCTTACAGCAACTCTCCCTTCCAGCTCTCCTTTAGGACTCATTCTCctaaaaagaaactgctttcaCCCTCCACAAGCAGGGCGGTCaaaagagcagagggagagagacaCTGGGCTCCgctccccagggatgctcccaaGGTATCGGACCTAACTGCTCCCCACACACCCTCCTAAGGCTCCCCACCCCTGTGGATCTGTTGGTGCCGGAGGAGCGCAGAGCTCACAGTGAAGCCCTTCCCGCAGTCAGCACAAGCATAGGGACGCTCCCCTGTGTGGATTCGCCGGTGCTGGATGAGATGGGCACTCTGCCGAAAGCTGTCCCCGCAGTCAGCGCAGGCGTAGGGCCTCTCCCCTGTGTGGACCCGGTGGTGCCGGAGCAGGGCTGATCTCCACAGGAAGCTCTTTCCACACTCCGTGCACTCAAAGGGACGCTCCCCGGTGTGGAAGCGGCGGTGCTGGATGAGGTGGGAGCTCACAGTGAAGCTCTTTCCACACTCGGTGCACCCGTAGGGGCGCTCACCCATGTGGAACCTCCGGTGTTGGATGAGGGCTGAACTCACAGTGAAGCTCTTTCCACACTCGGAGCACTCGTAGGGCTTCTCCCCAGTGTGGACCCGCTGGTGCTTCATCAGCTCAGAGCTCTGGCTGAAGCTCTTCCCACACTCAGCGCACTCGTAGGGTTTCTCCCCAGTGTGGACCCTCTGGTGTCGTGTCAGGGCTGAGCTCACACTGAAGCTCTTCCCACAGTTGCTGCACTCGTAGGGTTTTTCCCCAGTGTGTACTCGCTGGTGCTGGACGAGCTGTGAGTTCCCGGAGAAGCTCTTCCCGCACTCGGCGCACTTGTAGGGCTTCTCCCCGGTGTGGGTTACCTGGTGCCGGATCAGCTTTGAGCTCATGCTGAAGCTCTTTCCGCACTCGGAGCACTCATAGGGCCGCTCCCCTGTGTGGATTCTCTGGTGCTGGATGAGATGCGACCGCTGCCGGAAACTTTCCCCGCACTCGGTGCAGGCAAAGGGTTTCTCGCCGGTGTGGATTCTCCGATGCTGGACAAGGTTGGAGCTCACCCGGAAGCTCTTCCCGCAGTCTCCACATATCATCAGTCTCCCCACAGAAGGATTTCTCTGCTGGATAATGTCTGGCAGCCTCCTGAAACTTCCACGCAGCGTCGCTCGGCTTTGCCTCTTCCCTAGAGGTCTCTGAACCCTTTCTGACCTGCGTGGGAGGACTGGGTCCTGTGCAGGACTCTGGGAACTGTCCTCCTTGGAGAGCCCTGAGGGTAAACCCTCGTGCTCCACTGGCTCAGGGATGCCTTGGTGGGCATCTTCCTCCTTCTTGCTCACAATCCCATCTTCAGCTGCAATAAAATGAGAATCCAGAGAGAATTCACAGGCAGGACAGGAAACCTTGGACAGGGGGAAATCAAAAGGGGCCAAATTATAAAAATTCAGCAGATAAACTTTTAAGTATAAAATGTTCTGGTATTTCCCTCCAAACTACACAGTGGATTTTCCAGAGTGTTCACAGGAACAAACCCTGGAATGGGTTTGCCAGAACCTGAATCTACTGAAATTATTGGTACATTAGAAGTAAACATTTAGTGCTCGAATGGGAAAGATAGCTGCTCTTCCAGGATATTGTATCTGAAAAGGTTATTAGAAGCTGCACTGGGAGTCAGAAGAGGGCCATGAAGAACGGCCTTGCTCAGCAGAACATTACTTGGGTTGCAACAGATGGAAGCTCCCTGCTCTTGTGCTGCTAGTattgcagaggaagaggagatgcACAAAGGAGGCACCGACCCTAAGGCATCAGGCACGGACACCACCTGGGGCCTGGCTTACACCAACCTTGGAGCAAAATAAAGGTAACTTTCTACTTCCATTGGTGCAGAACAGATCTGTTGTGAAAGGCGGTTGGTGAACTGAAGATCCTCCATGGCTGAATCCAGGCTACAGGCTGAGGAAATCCAACAAACGTGGAAGATTACAGTAGTGCAAGCCAGTGGAAGTAACACTGGCTGAAGTGATGAGTGGCTGTTGGGACACAGGCCTTGAACAAACCTCTGCCCTCTTATTCCCATAAAGTCCTACAGAGGCATAACCAGTATCAATCTATGCTGCGCAGCGTCAAGGTCAGCCCAGAGCCTTTCCAAGACAAGGGGCTTGCGTGGATTTCTAGGGTATTTACGCAGAGCAGTGACTCCTTCCAACCCACTGCTCTAATGTGGCTGGATGAGCATCCTAGCAGGGTCAAAACCACGTACCCCCAGCAACGCTGTGGCTTTTGCTGTGAGCGGGGACATGCAGCTCTTTGCAGGCTTACTGAGGGCTTATACGCTAAACTGGCAAGACAGGACCAGTGTGGCATGCGCCCTTCTGCTGTCAGGGAAGAGTAAATGGATGTTACAGGGATGTACACGGGATGTAGAAATGGCAATGTGCATCTCTGAAGAGAAGCATCGCATCCAGCTTTAAGACAGGTCAATCAGGGAAACAGATTTCCGGAGGATCTCTTTATATGGACTTCCAGGGGCGAAAGACAACTTGCTGTTGACTATATGTAGACGCAAAATATGGAACAGGCAGAAGACTAAAGCCACAAACATGCAGGCCTCCAGATCTGCCTACTTAAAGATTCTATGGCTACCTcctgattttctgaaaactcTTGTGAAATAAACCGGTAACTTATCAGTCGCGTGGGATTAATTACAAACCACAGGCACTTCTGTGGTCTGGCAGAGTTGTGATAAGGATGCACGTGCCTCAGAAGAGGAGAGTCACTGCTGAACCACAAGTAtgcaataaaggaaaaagaatctAGAATTTCAACCCAGACTGATATACGTACATATTTGATCTTTCTCCTTCTAGTCAGTATAAGAAAACATCACAGTATGATTTCACAGCAAAAGCCTGAGATACCTTTTGTGGCAGTTTGGTGTGGTAGTGATGGCACTTCTTCCCTCGTATAGCTTTCTTAAAATCATCCCTTGAGAGGAACAGAAACTGGAACTTTGCTATTCACCACGAAGGCATTTCCATTTGCCTGCAGCTACTCTGTCCAGgcctggaggaaaagaggaaggtgATATCCAAAAACAGGATAAGAGGAGGACGTTTCTGGCAGACCAGCATGAAGCTCTTGACATGTATGTCAGCTTTACTGAGTAGACAACAAAGTTGATGAAGTTGTTCTGTTGCTGTTGTGCCAGAAGAGATATCCTTCGCCTGCGCTAGCACTGGTACTTGCAAAGCATTTCGGTTCTTTATACAGAACTTAAAAAGGCCTTCAAAGTACATGAGGATCAAGTCTTCTACAGTGTTCTGTGGGGTTTGGGGAAGGTCAGGAGTTTCAAGCTTCTAATTACAATGATTACAGCCACGGCTCCAGCTCTCAACCTCTACAactatttttattacttctgaGCTACTAGGTATCTTCGCTGGCATCCAGGACAAGCCGTCTGTAAGGGGTTTGATCAAAACCATGATGACAGGAACTCGCTGGAAGTATTTTAAGTGGAAGGACAGCAAGTTCACAATGCTGAGGAATGAGTACTGGAATAGTAAGGCTGAATGGGCAAAAATGAGTAAGCAAAAGAGACAGGGAGAATGTGGTTCTTTCTCAGCCCATGCCGATCTGGATTATTTTAAGACCTCTGATATACCTAAGATGGGCACTGCTATAGCTACAAGGTAAGCTCCGGGTGAACAGAATAAGCACACATACTGGGAGAGAATTTAAGTATCACCTTAAATGTACCCTTGGATCTCTCCTCAGGAGAAGCCAGCAGTAGAAAGAGTTTTGGCCGATGCTCTGGCCTGtctcacagcagcaggaggacaCAGCAATGGTCTCGGGCACTGAATTCAAGAGttcacagaagagaaacccatgagaactattaaaaataacatcatGAGTAAGCctcaggctgctggggaggtgTCACTGTATGCTTATCTTATCCCTTTCCCTGGCATCCACCTCTAGCCAGTCCCCAAATCCCCGAGACAGGGCTTGGAGCTACAGAGACCTTGGGTTTAACCCAGCAGGGCTGTTCACAGGACCCCACAACACTGCTGGACTCCTGACTTTGGTACCTCGCTGTCGGGGCACTGGAAAGTGGCTGATGCGATGCCAGAGAAAGCACTCAAGGGGGGATCCGGGGCCCAACATTCCAAGCAACCAAACAGAAATTGGAGTAAGAGAATTAACGGACAGGTGGCCAAAGGCGGCAGACTGGGGAAGAGCTGATATGGCCTCTGGAAAGAGACGTCTCACTTCACAAACCACTTGGAGTTCTTCAGAGATGTTGCCAATTTTAGCAAAAGGGAGATCTGGAGTCCAAAGGCATTCCCAGAAGACAAGCATCCTTcacccaaaccaacaaactaaGCTGCCGTGGGATGGCTGGCCCTCACAAGGCAGCaagggagggatggggtggTGGAAACACCTGCTGGTTATTCTGTGTTACTCAGGGTTAAAGACAAGCTGACTATAAACTGCGGGAGAGCATCACAATACTGACTAACCAGGTGACAGTGGAATGACAGGGGACATTCACTGCAGGTAAACATAAGAAACTAGAGGAGAAGAGCGTCTATCCCTTGCACTTATACCAAGATGGGCCTAGGACGTCCTCGTTACATTTAGGAATAGCACCTTGGAGTTAGAGCAGAGGGAGGAacactgcagctcccaggcagaCAAAACCAGCTAGTCAAATGTTGAAGactgttggggaaaaaaagaagaaaagagaatgcGACTCTGCCTTGCTGCTCGAACCCCACACCCTGACTGTGCGAGGGGGAGAGCAGGTCCTGCGTTTCAGGGAAGACAGAGGCATGACACGAATGACCAAAGGCACAGAAGAGCTTCTGTACAGGTGACTCAAGTGCCCGTTCTGCTGGGAAAAGGTACCCCCGACAGGGCATGTGGCAGGGGACTCTGAGACACAAGTGGCCCGTGGGGCGGTGGGTCCCCCCCTGCGCTGCCGGCTCCGCGCTGGGAACTGCCGGCGTCAGCGCAGGCAGCTCCGGAGAAAAGCGCAGGTGGCGGCGGCGCACGGAACGGCGGAACAAGCCGCGGAGCTCCCCGGGGCAGGCCGGGCGGGTGCTCAAACACGGGCGGCTTCGGGCGGCTGGGAAACACCGAGGCAGCAGGGCACGCAGGGCGGCCGGGGGCGCCCGGGgccaccccccagcctgctcccctgCGGGCGCCGGGGCGGCGCAGGCCGAGCCGGGAGGCCCCCGGtgcagcccggccccgcggctCCGGTGGGATGCGGGGTCCTGGGGCAGGTCCCCTCCCCGCGGCTGGCCCGGCCCCTTACCTGCGCAGGTGCCGCGCAGGGCGGCCTGCCCCCGGCGGCGAGGGAGCGGAGCGAACCACGGCTCCGCCTTCCCGTCCGTGTGGGAGATCATCGCTGCAGCGCTCCGGGGGTCCTGCGGGGGGGGCGGGACGGGGAGGCTCCGGCGGGCCCAGGGGCTCTCGCACTCGGGGCCTAGCAGCCCGCCGCTGCGCTGGGCTCCCGGCCCACGGCGGGGAACCCCGGCAGCTCCCGCCGCCCCGAGAAGAGGAACCGAGCCGGTGCCGGGGGGGGCCGCGCGGCCGCCCTGTGCCCGGGCCAGGGCCCCGAacccgcggcccggcccgcccggcggCACGTGACGGCGGCGGCCAATGGCGTGCGGCgcccgggcgcggcgggcgcgccaagatggcggcggcggggccggcgggcggcgcgggggctcAGCCGGTGCCGCG
This genomic window contains:
- the LOC121087811 gene encoding zinc finger protein 501-like, which translates into the protein MISHTDGKAEPWFAPLPRRRGQAALRGTCAAEDGIVSKKEEDAHQGIPEPVEHEGLPSGLSKEDSSQSPAQDPVLPRRSERVQRPLGKRQSRATLRGSFRRLPDIIQQRNPSVGRLMICGDCGKSFRVSSNLVQHRRIHTGEKPFACTECGESFRQRSHLIQHQRIHTGERPYECSECGKSFSMSSKLIRHQVTHTGEKPYKCAECGKSFSGNSQLVQHQRVHTGEKPYECSNCGKSFSVSSALTRHQRVHTGEKPYECAECGKSFSQSSELMKHQRVHTGEKPYECSECGKSFTVSSALIQHRRFHMGERPYGCTECGKSFTVSSHLIQHRRFHTGERPFECTECGKSFLWRSALLRHHRVHTGERPYACADCGDSFRQSAHLIQHRRIHTGERPYACADCGKGFTVSSALLRHQQIHRGGEP